In Deferrivibrio essentukiensis, a single window of DNA contains:
- a CDS encoding ATP synthase F0 subunit B, with protein sequence MKRILSLLIFVIPHIVLASEGAESHGPDYMGLFWRIIVFAVFAFILVKVLKKPLNDFLTKRTADIEKAIADAQKAKEQAETELKEYKSKLAQMNKELEDMKERAMKSAEAEKERILEEASNNIDKLRSFAENMIESDLNRAKEELRKETFRLALKLAEEKLGNELSGDRQKLLMQEYIKKIGAIN encoded by the coding sequence GTGAAGAGGATACTTTCGTTACTTATTTTTGTGATACCACATATAGTGTTGGCATCAGAAGGTGCTGAAAGTCATGGGCCTGATTATATGGGTCTTTTTTGGAGAATTATTGTTTTTGCAGTTTTTGCCTTTATTTTGGTTAAAGTTTTAAAAAAGCCTTTGAACGATTTTCTGACAAAAAGGACAGCAGATATTGAAAAGGCCATTGCAGATGCTCAAAAGGCTAAAGAGCAAGCAGAAACGGAGTTAAAAGAATACAAATCAAAGCTTGCTCAGATGAATAAAGAGCTTGAAGATATGAAAGAGAGAGCAATGAAATCTGCTGAGGCTGAAAAGGAAAGAATCTTGGAGGAAGCAAGCAACAATATAGACAAATTGAGAAGCTTTGCCGAGAATATGATAGAATCCGATTTGAATAGGGCTAAAGAAGAGTTAAGAAAAGAGACTTTTAGGCTTGCTTTAAAGTTGGCTGAGGAAAAGCTTGGTAACGAGCTTTCTGGTGACAGACAAAAATTATTAATGCAGGAATATATTAAAAAGATAGGAGCGATAAATTGA
- a CDS encoding phosphoglycerate kinase, translated as MVKSLQSCNFEYKKVFVRVDFNVPIKDGKVSDDTRIREALKTINFIKEKKGKVILASHLGRPKGEFKKEFSLQPVASYINENFFPVKFIDDCVGEKVIKAVDELKPGEVLLLENLRFYKGEEKNEEAFVEELAKFTEIYVNDAFGTSHRKHASVYGLPLRVKEKYAGFLVQKEVDYFEKLLKSPEKPFGAILGGAKVSDKIGVIESLINLVDKIFIGGAMAYTFLEYKAYNVGISLVEKEHIATVEKIYKKAEEKGVKIFTPIDHVCSKEFCGEPVYVNDVNIPAELMGLDIGEKTVNLYSQELKECKTVLWNGPMGVFEDSRYSKGTFEIATLLAGLDAVVVVGGGDSVSAVKKIGADSKLSHVSTGGGASLEYIELGHLPGIDVLKGQI; from the coding sequence ATGGTTAAGTCACTACAATCTTGTAATTTTGAGTATAAAAAAGTATTTGTAAGAGTTGACTTTAATGTGCCTATTAAGGATGGTAAAGTTTCGGATGACACTCGTATAAGAGAGGCTCTTAAAACTATTAATTTTATAAAAGAGAAAAAAGGGAAAGTAATCCTTGCCTCCCATCTTGGCAGACCAAAGGGTGAATTTAAAAAGGAATTTTCTCTTCAACCTGTTGCAAGTTATATCAATGAAAATTTCTTTCCGGTAAAGTTTATTGATGACTGTGTCGGTGAAAAGGTTATTAAGGCAGTTGACGAGCTAAAACCCGGGGAAGTGCTACTTCTTGAAAACTTGAGGTTTTATAAAGGCGAGGAGAAAAATGAGGAAGCCTTTGTTGAAGAGCTGGCTAAGTTTACCGAAATATATGTGAATGACGCCTTTGGGACAAGTCATAGAAAACATGCTTCTGTTTACGGATTGCCGTTAAGGGTTAAAGAAAAATATGCCGGTTTTTTAGTTCAAAAAGAGGTTGATTACTTTGAAAAGCTCTTAAAGTCTCCCGAAAAACCTTTTGGTGCCATTTTGGGTGGTGCGAAAGTCAGCGATAAGATTGGTGTCATTGAAAGCCTTATTAATTTGGTTGACAAGATTTTTATCGGCGGGGCAATGGCATATACTTTCTTAGAATATAAAGCTTACAATGTTGGAATTTCGTTGGTTGAAAAAGAGCATATTGCTACTGTAGAGAAAATTTATAAAAAAGCGGAAGAGAAAGGTGTAAAAATATTTACGCCTATTGATCATGTTTGTTCGAAAGAGTTTTGTGGTGAGCCTGTTTATGTAAACGATGTTAATATTCCGGCGGAGCTTATGGGGCTTGATATAGGTGAGAAGACTGTCAATCTGTATAGTCAGGAGCTTAAAGAATGTAAAACAGTGTTATGGAATGGTCCGATGGGTGTTTTTGAAGATAGCAGGTATTCTAAGGGGACATTTGAAATTGCCACACTGTTGGCTGGGCTTGATGCTGTTGTGGTTGTCGGTGGCGGAGACTCTGTGAGTGCTGTTAAAAAAATCGGTGCTGATAGCAAGTTATCGCATGTTTCAACCGGTGGCGGTGCTTCTCTTGAGTATATTGAACTTGGACATTTGCCCGGAATAGATGTGCTGAAGGGGCAAATTTAA
- a CDS encoding ATP synthase F0 subunit B, producing MISIDYTLLIQMINFLIIFFIGKKLIYDPMLSNIDSRDSKIKSLLESAGNLRAEVEKNKKEYEEKLQQVRAEVAEYQGKIRQQAVTEAYEKVSKVKEEIDKKIETARKELEIQVEKAKVSLETEANGLADEIVAKILGKVA from the coding sequence ATGATTAGTATTGATTATACTCTGTTAATCCAAATGATAAACTTTTTAATAATATTTTTTATAGGCAAGAAGCTGATTTATGACCCAATGTTGTCAAATATTGACAGCAGGGATAGTAAGATCAAGAGCCTATTGGAATCAGCTGGCAATTTAAGGGCTGAAGTTGAGAAAAATAAAAAAGAGTACGAAGAGAAGTTACAGCAAGTAAGGGCAGAGGTTGCAGAGTATCAAGGTAAGATTAGACAACAAGCTGTGACTGAGGCATATGAAAAAGTATCTAAAGTTAAGGAAGAGATAGATAAAAAGATAGAAACAGCGAGAAAGGAGCTTGAAATACAGGTTGAGAAAGCAAAAGTCTCACTTGAAACGGAAGCTAACGGGCTTGCGGATGAAATTGTAGCAAAAATTTTGGGCAAAGTGGCTTAG
- the gap gene encoding type I glyceraldehyde-3-phosphate dehydrogenase, whose protein sequence is MTTRVAINGFGRIGRCAFRAAMVRNLDIEFVGINDLTDAATLAHLLKYDSVHGIANFDVKAEEKALIVNGKKINVYSSKDASILPWGELGVDVVIESTGVFRKREQAAAHLKAGAKKVIISAPADDPDITVALGVNFDKYDKTKHHVISNASCTTNCLAPVAKVLNDKFGIINGIMTTVHSYTNDQRILDLPHKDLRRARAAAVSMIPTSTGAAKAVGLVLPELKGKLDGMAVRVPTPNVSMVDLTCNLNKAVTEEEVNMAMKEASEGDLKGILQYVEEELVSIDFNGNPHSSIFDAPLTKVIGGTCVKVISWYDNEWGYSNRIAELATKVL, encoded by the coding sequence GAGTAGCGATTAACGGTTTTGGAAGGATAGGCAGATGTGCATTTAGAGCTGCCATGGTGAGAAATCTTGATATTGAATTTGTAGGGATAAATGACCTTACGGATGCGGCTACTTTGGCTCATCTTTTAAAATATGACTCCGTCCACGGGATTGCCAATTTCGATGTGAAAGCCGAAGAAAAAGCTTTGATAGTAAATGGCAAAAAGATTAACGTCTATTCCTCTAAAGACGCTTCTATTTTGCCTTGGGGCGAATTGGGTGTGGATGTTGTTATCGAGTCTACGGGAGTGTTTAGAAAAAGGGAGCAAGCAGCAGCCCATTTAAAAGCAGGGGCTAAAAAAGTTATCATTTCAGCACCTGCTGATGACCCTGATATAACAGTAGCTCTTGGTGTTAATTTTGATAAATATGACAAAACTAAGCATCATGTTATATCAAATGCATCTTGCACTACAAACTGTCTTGCACCAGTAGCTAAAGTATTAAATGATAAATTTGGGATAATTAACGGTATTATGACTACTGTCCACTCTTACACAAATGACCAGAGAATTTTGGATTTACCTCACAAAGACTTGAGAAGGGCAAGGGCTGCCGCTGTGTCAATGATTCCTACTTCTACCGGTGCAGCAAAAGCGGTAGGTCTTGTATTGCCTGAATTAAAAGGGAAACTTGACGGTATGGCTGTTAGGGTGCCTACTCCAAACGTGTCAATGGTTGATTTGACTTGCAACCTTAATAAGGCGGTAACTGAAGAAGAAGTGAATATGGCTATGAAAGAGGCATCTGAAGGGGATTTGAAAGGGATTCTACAGTATGTTGAAGAGGAGCTTGTGTCTATCGATTTTAATGGTAATCCTCACTCTTCAATATTTGATGCCCCACTTACTAAAGTGATTGGCGGCACTTGCGTTAAGGTTATTAGTTGGTATGACAATGAGTGGGGTTATTCTAACAGAATAGCTGAACTGGCGACAAAAGTTTTATAA